The Amycolatopsis sp. QT-25 genomic sequence CATCCTGGCCATCCCGTTCGAAAACGTCGACGTCGTTTTGGGGCAGCACAGGGGAATCGCGCTGGAAGACGTGATCGGCAAGCTCGTCCGGCGACGGCGTGGCGGCTACTGCTACGAGCACGGCAGCCTGTTCGCCGCGGCCGCCGAGCAGCTCGGCTACCCCGTGCGCCGCCTGGTCGCGCGGGTGCAGCCGCGGAAGAACGGGCCGTACACGCATATGACGCTCGCGGTCGAGGCGGACGGCGTCCTGCATCTGGTCGACGTCGGTTTCGGCGCCGGGATGCTGGTGCCGATGCCACTGGTCGACGGTGCCGTCGTGGATCAGGCCGGCTGGCCGCATCGGCTCGTCGCCGACGGGGACCGGTGGCGCTTGCAGAAACTGGAGGACGACGACTGGACCGACCTGCATGCTTTCACGCTCACCCCGATGCACCGGATCGATTACGAGGTCTACCACCACTACACGTCGACGCATCCGCGGTCGCCGTTCACCGGGCAGCTGGTGGTCATGCGCCTGGAGGAAGGGCTCAGCCGCAAACTGGTCGGCGACGAGATCATCGTCGAACGCCCGGGCGGGGCCAAGGAGACCACCAAGATCCCGGCCGAGCGGCTCGACGCGACATTGCGCGAGCTGGACGTCGTCCTTAGCGAGGAAGAACTCGCGAAACTGCTGACGAGCTATCCGGGGTGAGGTTCAGAGCTCGAATTCGGCGCGCTTGTCCTCGGGGACGAGATCCTCGTACTCGCGGTGCTTCGCGATGAACGAGCGCACATACGGGCAGTAGGGCAAGACGGACCTGCCTTGCGCTCGGACGTCGTCGAGCGCCGCGGTCACGAGCTTGCCCGCCAAGCCCTGGCCCGCGAAGTCGGCTGAAATCTCGGTGTGCCGGAACAGGACCGCGTCCGGGCGAGTACGGGTTTCCAGGAACCCGGCGGGTTTCCCGTCCACGACGATGTCGTAGCGGTCTTCTCCGGCCTTGATCTCGACACTCATTCGACCGCTCCGAAAAGCTCGTCCGGTGGCGCGGGGCGACCCAGGTGGAAGCCCTGCGCCTGGTCACAACGCAACTCACGCAGGACCGCGAGCTGCTCTTCGTCTTCGACGCCTTCGGCGACGACGATCAGGTCGACGGCGTGCGCCATCGCGATGATGCTCTTGACGATCGCGGCCGCGTCGCGCGATTCCGCGATGCCGGTGACGAAGGTACGGTCGATCTTGAGCGTGTCCAGCGGGAGCCGTTGCAGCTGCGCGAGCGACGAGTAGCCGGTGCCGAAGTCGTCGATCGCCAGCGAGACACCGAGATCCCGCAACGACGTCAGTACTTCGGCGGCCGCGGCCTGGTCGCGCATCAGCGCGCTCTCGGTGACCTCCAGGGTCAGCGCGTGCGGCGGGAGCCCGGTGGTCTTCAGCGCGTCCTGCACGCCCGCCACCAGATGCGGGTCGTCCAGCTGCCGGGCCGACAGGTTGACCTTGAGGTTCAGGTCGATGCCGAGCTGTCCGCGCCGCCGGGCGATTTCGCGGGTGGTCGTGCGCAGGACGTGTTTGCCGATCAGGTTGATCAGGTCGCTTTCCTCGGCCAGCGGGATGAACTCGGCGGGCGAGATCGTCCCGTGCGCCGGATGTTTCCAGCGCAGCAAGGCTTCCACCGCGACCATCGCACCGGATCCGATGTCCACGACCGGCTGGTACGCCGTCCAGAGTTCCTCGTTCTGCAAGGCGTCGCGCAGATCCTGTTCCATGCGCAGCCGCCGCTGCATCCGCTCGCGCAGCTCGACGTCGAAGAACTCGTACCGTGCCCGGCCGAGCGTTTTCGCTTGATACATCGCGACATCCGCGTCCCGCAGCAGGTCTTCGGCGGTCCGGGTGTCGTCGTTGGCGGCGGTGACGATGCCGATGCTGGCGTCGATGTGCAACTGCCTGCCGTTGACGGTGATCGGTTCGGTCAGCGCCTCGCGCAACTGTTCGGCCAGTGCCTTGATCTCGTGCGGTTCGGTGATCTCCGCGGTGACGACGACGAATTCGTCACCACCGAGCCTGCCGACGAGATCGGTTTCGCCGATTCCCCGGCGCAGCCGTTCACCCGCGATGCGAAGCACCTTGTCCCCGACGGAATGGCCGAGGGAATCGTTGATCACCTTGAACTTGTCGAGATCGATGAACAGCACCGTGGTCAGCTCGGCGCGGCCCGCGCCGGAGAGCGCCTCGGCGAGACTGTCCAGCACCAGTGTCCGGTTCGCGAGTTCGGTGAGCGGGTCGTGCGTCGCCTCGTGGGCGAGCCGCTCGCCGATGGCGCGGCGTTCGGTGATGTCGGTGAACGAGGCGACCACCGCCAACGCCGACGGGTCCTCCGGGGTCAGCAGCCGCGAGGTCAGCGAGATCCAGACGTCTTCGCCGTCGGGCCGCCGCAGCCGCAGCACGAGACCGGTCAGCGTGGCCCCGGTGCGCCGGGTCACCACCGACGGCATCCGGGCGGGCGGAAGGCGGCCTTGCTCGTCGTACAGCTCCAGCGTCACGCACGGAATGCCGATGAGATCGTCGTGGTCGACGCCGATGATCCGGCACGCCGCGGGGTTGGCCGATTCGACCAGGCCGCCAGGGCCGATCACGACCACGCCTTCGTCGAGTGACGCGACCACCGTGCTGTAGTGCTGCTCGGCGCGCCGCCGAGCCGTTTCGTCGGCGCAGACCAGGACGAAGCCGTCGTTCATCTCCGCGGCCGAAATACGGATCGCCAGTGTCGAGCCGTTGCGATGGCGGTGGGTCATCTGCATGACACCGCCCCTGCGCAGCACCGTTTCCGGGTCGAGCGCGGCGCCGACGAGATCGCTCACCGTGCCGCCGACCGCCTCAGCGGCGGTCCAGCCGTAGACGTTCTCCGCGGCCGGGTTCCAGCTGGTCACCACGCCGGTGCCGCTGGTCGCGATGATCGCGTCACTGACGTGGCTGATCAGCGCGGCCTGATAGCGAAGCGTCGCTTCCGCGGCCTTCTGCGCGCTGATGTCGCGCATGATGACCTGGAACGCGGGCCTGCCTTCCCAGGTCGTGCGCACCGACAGGCTTTGGACCAGGTATTTCGTCCCGTCGAGCCGGAGCATCACGGTGTCGGCGGGATCGGTCGACGCGCCCTGGCGGTGAAGCGACGCGATCCTGTCCAACAGGGCGGGCAGCGACTCGGCGGCGACGAAATCCATGATCGGCCGTCCGATCAGTTCGGCGGTCGACGACGCTCCCAGCGCGGTGACGGCGGCCCGGTTGACGTACGTGACAACGCCGGCTTCGTGGACACAGACGGCGTCAGGACTGAGCTCCACCAAAAGCCGGTAACGGTCAGTGAGGTCTTCGAGGGCCTGCCGGTTCTCGCGAACGTCGGTCACATCGGTGGCGATGCCGAGCAGTCCCGTCGAGCCGGTGTCGTCGCCGAGGGTGCGGGCGCGCAAGCGGACCCAGCGGACCTCTCCCGCCGGGGTTCGGAACGACTGCTCGAGTTCGAACTCGCGCCACGGCGGGGAAGTGCGCGTGCCGGAGGTCAGCGGGGCCACCAGATCGGCGAGCCCGGCCTCGATCTCGGCTTCGGTGAGAGCGGCTCCACCCAGCAGGTTCTCCAGTCCTGGCAGCCAGGACAGCTTCTCGTCCTCGAAGTCGTACGACCAGATGGCGGCGTGGTCGCCCGCGAAGCCGAGGTCGCCGACCGGCTCGTTCCCGAGCGACGCGCCCGCCGGAGAGCCGGAATTCCCGGCTCCGGGCACGGCGAGGGCATCAGCCTCCATGATCCGTCCGAACCCCCTCTTCCGGTGCTGGCACCGTCGATTACACCACCCGAGGAGGGCGCTGTATACGCGAGCCGAACGTGGGCGGCCGCCGCTATGCGGGAAAGCGTATGAATACACGCTCTGTGACTGGCATACGCTGGGTTGTTCCATCGGGTGAATAATTTTTGGTCAACTTCACCCGTTCAGCGGTGAGTTGCGGTAAAACTACTGCTCGCTCTTTCCCGGTGCGAAAGGTTCAGCTGGTGGATGACGACGACGTTTCGGTCGCCGACCTGCTCATTCGCGAGGGCTGGGACGACCACGAGGAGTCACGGGCAAAGTCACGCTGGAGAGTCGTCGCGGTGGTGATCGCCGTGGTCGTCGCCTGTGGGACCGCCGCGGTTCTCGTCGGGTTCGATTCGGCTCCCGAGCCGATCGCGCAGCCGAACCAGATCGGCGTGATCGAGATGCCGAAGCGGCCTTCGGAAAACGGGGGAGCCGACGCGACGTCGGCGGTCCCGAGCACGGAGAGGGTCGAAACCGGCGAGGGCGGGACTTCTTCCCCGCCCGGCAGGACCACGTCCAGCCGCCGCGCGTCGAGTTCGGCCGCGTCGACGTCCGACGATTCTCCGGAGCCCACCACCACGCCGACGTCGCCGACACCACCGGACGAGCCCGCCGATCCACCGCGGACGACCGGGTCCACGGCCCCTCCGAAGCCGCCCAAACCGACCCCGCCGCCGCCCTCCACGAAACCCACCGAAGAGTGCAAACTGTGGCCGAAGTGGCTGTTCTGTTAGGGCATTCGCAGTAGATCCGGCTCCCGGCGCCTGCCGAGGTGGGTGAGCGGCAGGTTGAGGGTGAAGGCGGCGGCCGGGCTCGGGCTGCCGCAGATGATCTGAAGCCACGACGAGAGTGCCGGAAGAGGTCGAGTTCCCGAACTGGTTCGTCGAGCACGCCGGCAGCGGCCCGACGCCGAACGACACCGCCACGATGAAGGTGTCGTGGTTGCCGGAGAACTCCACCTTCTTCCGGAGCTGCACGCGAACCTGACCACCGCGACCACGCCGATCACCGGTTCCGGTTCGGCCGCGACGAAGGCACCGACCTTCGGCACCAGTGCCCTCGGGCCGCGCAGGGCCGGCTTCGGCAGTGGCGGGTGGTGGCATCGACCGGGTGGACCTCGGGCCGGCTCAGATGGCCCCTTCTGACGTGCGGGAGCACCAGTGAACTCGTCGGGCATGACTGCTGCGCGTCCGCCGCGGGAGGATCACGTCGCGAAAGGGGCGGTCGAACGGGCCGGAGCTGTGTTGAATGAACACCGGGCACAACGGAAGGAGCGCCGATGGAGACCGTCCTCGTCGTAGGGGCCGGACAGAGCGGGTTCGGAGTGGCGACCTCGCTGCGGGACAAGGGGTTCGACGGGCGGATCGTGCTGATCGGTGACGAACCCGGCTTGCCGTACCAACGGCCTCCGCTGTCGAAGGGCTACCTCGCCGGGACGGCGGGTGATGCCCAATTGCGCTTCCGGGCCGAGGATTTCTTCGCGGAGAAGGGCATCGAGCTGATCCCCGGCCGGGTGGCGTCGGTGGATCGAGACGGGACGAAGGTGGTGCTCGAGGACGGCAGCGCCCACGAGTACGACCATCTCGTCCTCGCGACGGGAGCGGACAATCGCGTTCTCCCGGTGCCCGGATCCACTTTGGACGGTGTGTTCACCCTGCGCACCAAGGACGACGCCAACGTTCTGCGGGCCGCGTTGGAAAGCGCGGCGAACGTGGTCGTGGTCGGGGGCGGATTCATCGGGCTCGAATTCGCCGCGCACGCCGGGCGGCCCGTGACGATCGTGGAGGCGCAGGACAGGCTGATGGCCCGCGTCGCGACTCCCGAGGTCTCGGCGTATTTCGCCGCTTTGCACGAGGGAGCCGGGCATACGGTCCTGCTCGGCACGGGTGTCACCGCGCTGCACGGTGACGACCGGGTGGCCGAGGTGGAATTGAGCGACGGCAGTCGGCTGCTCGCCGACCTGGTGCTGGTCGGGGTCGGAGTGGAGCCGCGGACGCGGCTCGCCGAGGAGGCCGGGCTCGCCGTGGCGAACGGCGTCGTCGTCGACGAACACCTGCGCACGAGCGACCCGAAGATCTCGGCGGTGGGGGACTGCGCGAACTTCCCGAGTGTCCAGGCGGGCACCGCGACCCGGCTCGAGTCGGTGCAGAACGCCGTCGACCAGGCGCGGGCGGCTGCTTCCGACATCGCCGGTGAACCCGCGCCCTACGACAGCCTGCCGTGGTTCTGGACCGATCAACTCGGCGCGAAGCTGCAGATCGCCGGGCTGCTGACCGGCGCGGACAAGACCGTCGTGACCGGGGATCGGGAGGGCGGGAAGTTCTCGGTGCTGTCGTTCCGGGACGGTGTGCTCGTCGGGGTGGAGTCGGTGAACCGGCCGCCGGACCACATCGCCGCGCGCCGCCTGTTCGCCGCGGAGCCGGAGCCGCGGTTCGAGACGCTGGAGGCGCACGGCTTCGATCTCAAGGCGACTGTCGCGTCAACCCGTGGTTGACGTCAGCCTAACGTCAACCTAGAGTTGACGTCATGACGAAACCGGTCCGGCTCGACGACCTCATCTCCCATATCAAGCAGCAGCATCCCGACGGCGACGTGCTTGGCCAGCTTTCCGACGCGGTCTTCCTCGGCGAGCACCTCGGCGAAGTGGCCGACCATCTGATCGGCCACTTCGTCGACCAGGCACGGCGTTCCGGCGCGTCCTGGACCGAAATCGGCAAGAACATGGGGGTGTCCAAACAGGCCGCGCAGAAGCGTTTTGTCGACTCCAGCGGCTCTTCGCTCGAAGATCTGGTGAAGGTGTTCAGCCGCTACACCGACCGCGCACGGCACGTCGTCGTCGCCTCGCGCGACGAGGCCGTCGCGGCGAAGAGCCCGCAGATCGAACCCGTGCACCTGGTTCTCGGCCTGCTCGCGGAACCGGCCGCGCTCGCCGCCGGGGCGATCGTGGCGCAAAAGGTGACGCTCGAAGCCGTCCGCGAGGCCGCGGTGGCGAGGCTGCCGGAACCCGCCGACGAACCGGCGGAGGCGGCGAAGATGGCGTTCGGCGCGCAGGCCAAGAAGGCGCTGGAGCTGACCATGCGGGAATCGCTGCGGCTCGGGCACAACTACATCGGCACCGAGCACATCCTGCTGGCCTTGTTCGAACTCGGCGACGACCTGCTGACCGGGCTCGGGCTCACGAAGGAGAAGACCGAGGAGCTGATTCTGCGGGCGCTGGCGGAGATCGTCGCGGCGCGCGGGGTATGACGCGGGCCGCGCTCATCGTGCTGGTGTTCGTCGCCCTTGTCCTGTTGGCCGCGTGATGGCCCTCCTCGCGGTCGTCTCGCGGATCCTGCTCGCCCCTCGTCGGCCGATCGCGGCGAATCCCATAGCGAAACGGAGGGCACGCGTGGCTGGGGAGATGGCGCGCGTGATTGGGTGGACGACACACGTGACTGGGGAGACGGCGCGCGTGATTGGGCGGACGACACGCGTAGCTGGGAGACGGCGCGCGTGACGGCCCCATTCCTTGCGGTCCGGGGCCGTCACCGGCACGTCAGGCGGAGGACTCGGGACGGCCGTCGGCCGCCCAAGCGGTGTGGAACGTACCGTCGCGGTCGACGCGGCGGTACGTGTGGGCACCGAAGTAGTCCCGCTGTCCCTGCACCAGCGCGGCGGGGAGTCGCTCCGCGCGCAGACCGTCGTAGTAGGCCAGCGCGGTCGAGAACCCCGGGGTCGGGATGCCGAGCCGCACCGCCGTGGAGATCACCGAACGCCACGAGTCCTGGGCGTCCTCGACGGCCTTGCGGAAACCGCCGGAGGTCAGGAGCGTCGGCAGTGCGGGCTCGTCGGCGTACGCGGCGGTGATGTCGTTCAGGAACTTCGCGCGGATGATGCAGCCGCCACGCCAGATGGAAGCGACCTTGCCGAGGTCGATGTCCCAGCCGTATTCGGCACCGCCGGCCTGGATCTGGTTGAAGCCCTGGGCGTACGCCACCACCTTCGACGCGTACAGCGCCTGCTCGACGTCGTCCGCGAAGGTGTCCAAAGCGGACCCTGTCAGCGGAGCGCGCGAGGGACCGCCGAGACCGCGTGAGGCTTCACGCAGGTTCGACGAGCCGGACAGCGAACGCGCGAAGACCGCTTCGGCGATGCCGCTGATCGGCACGCCCAGGTCCAGTCCGATTTGGACGGTCCAGCGGCCGGTGCCCTTCTGCTCGGCCTGATCCGCCACGATGTCGACGAACGGCTTGCCGGAAGCGTCGTCGGTGTGGGCGAGCACCTGCGAGGTGATCTCGATCAGGTACGAGTCCAGCCGTCCCGAGTTCCAGGTGCGGAAGACTTCGGCGATTTCCGCGGGAGAGTAGCCGCCCGCGCCGCGCAGCAGATCGAACGATTCGGCGATCAACTGCATGTCGGCGTACTCGATGCCGTTGTGCACCATCTTCACGAAGTGCCCGGCGCCGTCCGCGCCCACGTGCGTGCAGCACGGCTCGCCGTCGACCTTCGCCGAGATGTCTTCGAACAGCGGCCCGAGCGACTGGTACGACTCCTCGGAGCCGCCCGGCATGATGCTCGGCCCGTGCAGCGCGCCCTCCTCGCCGCCGGACACCCCGGTGCCGACGAAGTGGATGCCCTTCTCCCGCAGCGCGGCCTCGCGGCGCCGGGTGTCCGCGAAGTGCGCGTTGCCCGCGTCGACGATCACGTCGCCCTTCTCGAGGAGCGGGACGAACTCGTCGATCACGGCGTCCGTCGGCGCGCCGGCCTTGACCATGATCACGACTTGGCGCGGCTGCTCCAGCGCGTCGACGAATTCCTGCGCCGAATACGCCGGGATGAAGTCGCCTTCGTCGCCGAACTGCTCGACCAGCTCCTTCGTCCGCTGCTCGGAGCGGTTGTGCAGGGCCACCGTGTGCCCGTGCCTCGCCAGGTTCCTGGCCAGGTTGCGGCCCATGACCGCCAGGCCGGTGACCCCGATGCTCGCCTTCTTGCTCATCCGCACCCTTCCGCTTCGATTCCCGTGCCGAGCCTATCCCCGGTGCGGCATACGGCGCCGGGGCGAGAAAAGATCAACCGGGAGTTGTCCACAACCAAGCTCCCCTGTGGACAACTCGGTCCCGGCTGTGCGCCACCGGACGCGGAATCGGGTACGGCCACCGGTCACCACCAAGTCACCCAGTCACCAGCAGCGCCCTGGTAGGCCGTTCGGTGGAACAAGGGTCGATCACCACGGTGTCTCGCTCGCGACGAAGTACCCATAGTTGTCCGCCACCACGAATTGTCGGGCTGGACGTCCCCGAACGCACCATCGGTGACCTGCCCGGCGAAGGGGATCGGCCCCTCGGTCACCATGCCTGGTGAAGGTGCCCGAAATGTGCCGCGATCGTTCCGCCACCAGGGTGACGTACCAGGTGACTGGTGTTTTCGGCCGTTTCCTGGAACGCTGCGCGATGTCATCATCGAACCCCGCAAGGTGAAGTACCCTGGGTGGGTTCGAACATTCGCGCGCAGGACGGCGGGCAACCGCGGTCCTGGCTATGTGGTCCGGGAGAGCAAGGCTGATGGCCAGCACCGTCACCTCGCGCCGGAAGCAGCTCGGGAACGAGCTCCGGCATGCCCGCAACGCCGCGCGGATGACACAGCAGCAGGTCGCCGAGGTCCTCGGCTGCACCCAGGGCAAGGTCAACAAGATCGAGTCCGGTGCCGTCGGCGTCAAGCTCGGGGATGTGCGATCCATGCTGAACGCGTTCGGGATCAACGGTGACGAGGCCGACACGCTGATGAACCTGGCCCGTGCCGCGGCCGGGCAGCGCGGCCACTGGTCCGGGTACCGATCCGTCGTGCCGCACTGGTTCCGCACGTTCACCGATCTCGAACCCGCGGCCGCGGAGATCCTCACCTGGCACGGCGAGCGCATCCCCGGTCCGTTGCAGTCCGAGCACTACATGCTCAAGCAGTTCACCGAAGCGGGCGCCACCGACGTCACTTCGCTGGTCCGCAACCGGCTGGACCGCAAGGCCGTCTTCGAACAACAGCAGCCGCCGTACTACCGGTTCATCATCAGCGAAGGCGCCCTGCGCCGCGCTCCCGGCGGCTCGGCCCCGGCGGTGATGCTGGACCAGGTCGAGCATCTGCTGGCGTTGGAGAAACATCCGCGCGTGTATGTGCACGTCCTGCCGTTCGGCGCGCGGCTCGCCGCGGTGCCCAACGACTTCACCATCATGCGGTTCCCCGATCGCACCAGGGATTTCGTCTACATCGAGCATTCGGCGGGCGGGTTGTACCTCGACGACGTCAAGGACTTCAACATCTTCGTCGACTCCTGGGACCGATTGCGCGGCGCCGCGCTGGAACGCCAGGAGACCCGGCAGTTCCTCAAGGAGCTCGCCGAGTCGTATCGCACCCAGATGCAAGCCTGAGATGGACC encodes the following:
- a CDS encoding EAL domain-containing protein yields the protein MEADALAVPGAGNSGSPAGASLGNEPVGDLGFAGDHAAIWSYDFEDEKLSWLPGLENLLGGAALTEAEIEAGLADLVAPLTSGTRTSPPWREFELEQSFRTPAGEVRWVRLRARTLGDDTGSTGLLGIATDVTDVRENRQALEDLTDRYRLLVELSPDAVCVHEAGVVTYVNRAAVTALGASSTAELIGRPIMDFVAAESLPALLDRIASLHRQGASTDPADTVMLRLDGTKYLVQSLSVRTTWEGRPAFQVIMRDISAQKAAEATLRYQAALISHVSDAIIATSGTGVVTSWNPAAENVYGWTAAEAVGGTVSDLVGAALDPETVLRRGGVMQMTHRHRNGSTLAIRISAAEMNDGFVLVCADETARRRAEQHYSTVVASLDEGVVVIGPGGLVESANPAACRIIGVDHDDLIGIPCVTLELYDEQGRLPPARMPSVVTRRTGATLTGLVLRLRRPDGEDVWISLTSRLLTPEDPSALAVVASFTDITERRAIGERLAHEATHDPLTELANRTLVLDSLAEALSGAGRAELTTVLFIDLDKFKVINDSLGHSVGDKVLRIAGERLRRGIGETDLVGRLGGDEFVVVTAEITEPHEIKALAEQLREALTEPITVNGRQLHIDASIGIVTAANDDTRTAEDLLRDADVAMYQAKTLGRARYEFFDVELRERMQRRLRMEQDLRDALQNEELWTAYQPVVDIGSGAMVAVEALLRWKHPAHGTISPAEFIPLAEESDLINLIGKHVLRTTTREIARRRGQLGIDLNLKVNLSARQLDDPHLVAGVQDALKTTGLPPHALTLEVTESALMRDQAAAAEVLTSLRDLGVSLAIDDFGTGYSSLAQLQRLPLDTLKIDRTFVTGIAESRDAAAIVKSIIAMAHAVDLIVVAEGVEDEEQLAVLRELRCDQAQGFHLGRPAPPDELFGAVE
- the gndA gene encoding NADP-dependent phosphogluconate dehydrogenase, which codes for MSKKASIGVTGLAVMGRNLARNLARHGHTVALHNRSEQRTKELVEQFGDEGDFIPAYSAQEFVDALEQPRQVVIMVKAGAPTDAVIDEFVPLLEKGDVIVDAGNAHFADTRRREAALREKGIHFVGTGVSGGEEGALHGPSIMPGGSEESYQSLGPLFEDISAKVDGEPCCTHVGADGAGHFVKMVHNGIEYADMQLIAESFDLLRGAGGYSPAEIAEVFRTWNSGRLDSYLIEITSQVLAHTDDASGKPFVDIVADQAEQKGTGRWTVQIGLDLGVPISGIAEAVFARSLSGSSNLREASRGLGGPSRAPLTGSALDTFADDVEQALYASKVVAYAQGFNQIQAGGAEYGWDIDLGKVASIWRGGCIIRAKFLNDITAAYADEPALPTLLTSGGFRKAVEDAQDSWRSVISTAVRLGIPTPGFSTALAYYDGLRAERLPAALVQGQRDYFGAHTYRRVDRDGTFHTAWAADGRPESSA
- a CDS encoding serine/threonine protein kinase; the encoded protein is MDDDDVSVADLLIREGWDDHEESRAKSRWRVVAVVIAVVVACGTAAVLVGFDSAPEPIAQPNQIGVIEMPKRPSENGGADATSAVPSTERVETGEGGTSSPPGRTTSSRRASSSAASTSDDSPEPTTTPTSPTPPDEPADPPRTTGSTAPPKPPKPTPPPPSTKPTEECKLWPKWLFC
- a CDS encoding GNAT family N-acetyltransferase, encoding MSVEIKAGEDRYDIVVDGKPAGFLETRTRPDAVLFRHTEISADFAGQGLAGKLVTAALDDVRAQGRSVLPYCPYVRSFIAKHREYEDLVPEDKRAEFEL
- a CDS encoding FAD-dependent oxidoreductase, which translates into the protein METVLVVGAGQSGFGVATSLRDKGFDGRIVLIGDEPGLPYQRPPLSKGYLAGTAGDAQLRFRAEDFFAEKGIELIPGRVASVDRDGTKVVLEDGSAHEYDHLVLATGADNRVLPVPGSTLDGVFTLRTKDDANVLRAALESAANVVVVGGGFIGLEFAAHAGRPVTIVEAQDRLMARVATPEVSAYFAALHEGAGHTVLLGTGVTALHGDDRVAEVELSDGSRLLADLVLVGVGVEPRTRLAEEAGLAVANGVVVDEHLRTSDPKISAVGDCANFPSVQAGTATRLESVQNAVDQARAAASDIAGEPAPYDSLPWFWTDQLGAKLQIAGLLTGADKTVVTGDREGGKFSVLSFRDGVLVGVESVNRPPDHIAARRLFAAEPEPRFETLEAHGFDLKATVASTRG
- a CDS encoding Clp protease N-terminal domain-containing protein produces the protein MTKPVRLDDLISHIKQQHPDGDVLGQLSDAVFLGEHLGEVADHLIGHFVDQARRSGASWTEIGKNMGVSKQAAQKRFVDSSGSSLEDLVKVFSRYTDRARHVVVASRDEAVAAKSPQIEPVHLVLGLLAEPAALAAGAIVAQKVTLEAVREAAVARLPEPADEPAEAAKMAFGAQAKKALELTMRESLRLGHNYIGTEHILLALFELGDDLLTGLGLTKEKTEELILRALAEIVAARGV
- a CDS encoding helix-turn-helix transcriptional regulator; translated protein: MASTVTSRRKQLGNELRHARNAARMTQQQVAEVLGCTQGKVNKIESGAVGVKLGDVRSMLNAFGINGDEADTLMNLARAAAGQRGHWSGYRSVVPHWFRTFTDLEPAAAEILTWHGERIPGPLQSEHYMLKQFTEAGATDVTSLVRNRLDRKAVFEQQQPPYYRFIISEGALRRAPGGSAPAVMLDQVEHLLALEKHPRVYVHVLPFGARLAAVPNDFTIMRFPDRTRDFVYIEHSAGGLYLDDVKDFNIFVDSWDRLRGAALERQETRQFLKELAESYRTQMQA
- a CDS encoding arylamine N-acetyltransferase, which codes for MTPAPEQADEWTVGALDLDAYLGRIGRHREKPSAAALRELAKAHILAIPFENVDVVLGQHRGIALEDVIGKLVRRRRGGYCYEHGSLFAAAAEQLGYPVRRLVARVQPRKNGPYTHMTLAVEADGVLHLVDVGFGAGMLVPMPLVDGAVVDQAGWPHRLVADGDRWRLQKLEDDDWTDLHAFTLTPMHRIDYEVYHHYTSTHPRSPFTGQLVVMRLEEGLSRKLVGDEIIVERPGGAKETTKIPAERLDATLRELDVVLSEEELAKLLTSYPG